A window of the Oncorhynchus keta strain PuntledgeMale-10-30-2019 chromosome 21, Oket_V2, whole genome shotgun sequence genome harbors these coding sequences:
- the LOC118382979 gene encoding guanine nucleotide-binding protein G(t) subunit alpha-like isoform X2 — MKIIHQDGYSLEESMEFVTIIYSNTLQSIMAIVKGMTQLNIGYGDTAQQDDSRKLMHLADTIEEGSMPKELSDIIIRLWKDTGIQACYDRASEYQLNDSAGYYLNDLERLVQPGYIPTEQDMLRSRVKTTGIIETQFGLKDLNFRMFDVGGQRSERKKWIHCFEGVTCIIFIAALSAYDMVLVEDDEVNRMHESLHLFNSICNHRYFIATSIVLFLNKKDVFTEKIKKAHLSMCFPDYDGPNTYEDAGNYIKLQFLDLNLRRDIKEVYSHMTCATDTENVKFVFDAVTDIIIKENLKSCGLF, encoded by the exons ATGAA AATTATCCATCAAGATGGTTACTCTCTTGAAGAGTCCATGGAGTTTGTCACCATCATCTACAGCAATACCCTTCAGTCCATCATGGCGATTGTAAAGGGCATGACTCAACTCAACATCGGCTACGGTGACACCGCTCAGCAG gacGATTCCAGGAAGCTCATGCACCTGGCAGACACCATTGAGGAGGGTTCCATGCCCAAAGagctgtctgacatcatcatccGGCTGTGGAAGGACACTGGTATCCAGGCATGCTACGACAGGGCCTCTGAGTACCAGCTTAACGACTCCGCTGGATA ctatctgaatgaCTTGGAGAGGCTGGTCCAGCCTGGATACATCCCCACTGAGCAGGACATGTTGCGATCAAGAGTAAAGACCACTGGTATCATAGAGACCCAGTTCGGCTTAAAAGACCTCAACTTCAG gaTGTTTGACGTGGGCGGCCAGCGCTCAGAGAGGAAGAAATGGATCCACTGCTTTGAGGGAGTGACCTGTATTATCTTCATCGCTGCTCTGAGCGCCTACGACATGGTGCTGGTAGAGGATGACGAAGTG AACCGAATGCACGAGAGTCTCCACCTGTTCAACAGCATCTGCAACCACCGCTACTTTATAGCCACCTCCATCGTACTCTTCCTCAACAAGAAAGACGTCTTCACCGAGAAGATCAAGAAGGCTCACCTCAGCATGTGCTTCCCCGACTACGACG GCCCCAACACCTACGAGGATGCTGGCAACTACATCAAACTCCAGTTCCTGGACCTGAACTTGCGGCGAGATATCAAGGAGGTCTACTCACACATGACCTGTGCCACAGACACAGAGAACGTCAAGTTTGTGTTTGACGCCGTAACTGACATCATCATCAAAGAAAACCTAAAGAGTTGTGGTCTCTTCTAA
- the edem1 gene encoding ER degradation-enhancing alpha-mannosidase-like protein 1 isoform X2, translating to MQWRSIVVALVVLRLTVSCLLWLAFGLGPSWGFNFPLNFNFNLHKIELFKQDDGESAKANSWSQRIHGHGDAQCRTSCASKEDSPKKSYLSLFEGDRDEYDRRYSSFPDTLKIKMKGMAKDMFYFGYDNYMKYAFPEDELNPIDCQGRGPDVLNPSNININDVLGNYSLTLIDTLDTLLVLGNVSEFHRAVKLVIDTVSFDKDSTVQVFEANIRILGSLISAHILLTDPKHPFGNVGLVDYDNELLHLAHDLAVRLLPAFENTSTGIPYPRVNLKSGVPPDSINETCTAGAGSLLVEFGILSRLIGDSTFEWVARRAVRALWKLRSNETGLLGNVVNIQTGQWVSKQSGLGAGMDSFYEYLLKSYILFGEKEDYRMFQASYESIQNHLRRGRESCNEGEGDPPLYVNVNMFNGQIMNTWIDSLQAFFPGLLVLNGDVEEAICLHAFYYAIWKRFGALPERYNWQLQAPDVLFYPLRPELVESTYLLYQATKNPFYLHVGMDILESLEKNAKVRCGYATLHHVVDKSKEDRMESFFLSETCKYLYLLFDDDNPLHKSENKYIFTTEGHVVPIDKRFREKQWNDLSPCEKCDRIPEERRYSLPLKSVYMRQIDHMVGLF from the exons ATGCAATGGAGGTCAATAGTTGTTGCGCTCGTCGTGCTCAGACTCACTGTCAGTTGTCTGCTATGGCTAGCGTTTGGACTGGGACCTAGCTGGGGGTTCAACTTCCCCCttaatttcaatttcaatttgcACAAAATCGAACTTTTTAAGCAAGACGATGGGGAATCCGCAAAGGCCAATTCCTGGTCACAACGAATACACGGTCATGGAGACGCACAATGCAGGACCTCTTGTGCCAGTAAAGAGGACTCACCTAAGAAGTCTTACCTTAGCCTCTTTGAGGGGGACAGGGACGAGTATGACAGGAGATATAGCTCCTTCCCGGACACACTCAAGATAAAGATGAAAGGCATGGCCAAAGACATGTTCTACTTTGGATATGACAACTACATGAAATATGCCTTTCCTGAGGATGAGCTGAATCCCATTGACTGTCAAGGGAGAGGGCCTGACGTTCTCAACCC GTCAAACATCAACATCAATGATGTTTTGGGAAACTATTCCCTGACACTCATTGACACCCTTGACACCTTACTG GTACTGGGGAATGTGTCGGAGTTTCACAGAGCTGTGAAGTTGGTGATAGACACCGTCTCTTTCGACAAGGACTCCACTGTGCAGGTGTTTGAGGCGAACATCAG GATCCTGGGTAGCTTGATCTCTGCTCACATCCTCCTGACTGACCCCAAGCATCCCTTTGGCAACGTGGGCCTGGTGGACTATGACAATGAGCTACTGCACCTGGCCCACGACCTGGCAGTACGCCTGCTGCCAGCCTTCGAGAACACCAGCACAGGCATTCCCTACCCCAGG GTGAACCTGAAGAGTGGTGTCCCTCCAGACAGCATCAATGAGACTTGCACAGCAGGGGCTGGCTCCCTGCTGGTGGAGTTCGGCATTCTCAGCCGTCTGATTGGCGACTCCACGTTCGAGTGGGTGGCCAGACGGGCTGTCCGAGCCTTGTGGAAACTGAGGAGCAATGAGACGGGCTTGCTAG GGAACGTGGTGAACATCCAAACGGGACAGTGGGTTAGCAAGCAGAGTGGCCTGGGAGCAGGGATGGACTCGTTCTACGAGTACCTGCTCAAGTCTTACATCCtgtttggagagaaagaggactACCGGATGTTCCAAGCTTCTTATGAGAGCATCCAGAACCACCTGAGAAGAGG GAGGGAGTCATGTAACGAAGGAGAAGGGGACCCTCCTCTCTACGTCAATGTGAACATGTTCAACGGCCAGATCATGAACACCTGGATCGACTCCCTGCAGGCCTTCTTCCCTGGCCTCCTG GTGTTGAATGGTGATGTGGAGGAGGCCATTTGCCTGCATGCATTCTACTACGCCATCTGGAAGCGCTTCGGGGCCCTGCCGGAGAGGTACAACTGGCAGCTACAGGCGCCTGACGTGCTCTTCTACCCCCTGAGGCCAGAACTGGTGGAGTCCACCTATCTCCTGTACCAG GCAACCAAGAATCCTTTCTATTTACACGTTGGAATGGATATCCTAGAGAGCCTAGAAAAAAATGCCAAAGTCAG GTGTGGGTATGCCACTCTCCACCACGTGGTGGACAAGTCCAAAGAGGATCGCATGGAGAGCTTCTTCCTCAGCGAGACCTGCAAATACCTTTACCTG CTGTTTGACGATGACAACCCCTTGCACAAATCCGAGAACAAGTACATCTTCACCACGGAGGGCCATGTAGTGCCTATCGACAAGCGTTTTCGGGAGAAGCAGTGGAACGACCTGTCCCCCTGTGAGAAG tgTGACCGGATCCCCGAGGAGCGGAGGTATTCTCTGCCTCTGAAGAGTGTGTACATGAGACAGATCGATCACATGGTGGGACTGTTTTGA
- the LOC118382979 gene encoding guanine nucleotide-binding protein G(t) subunit alpha-like isoform X1 — MGAGASAEDKHSKELEKKLKEDAEKDARTVKLLLLGAGESGKSTIVKQMKIIHQDGYSLEESMEFVTIIYSNTLQSIMAIVKGMTQLNIGYGDTAQQDDSRKLMHLADTIEEGSMPKELSDIIIRLWKDTGIQACYDRASEYQLNDSAGYYLNDLERLVQPGYIPTEQDMLRSRVKTTGIIETQFGLKDLNFRMFDVGGQRSERKKWIHCFEGVTCIIFIAALSAYDMVLVEDDEVNRMHESLHLFNSICNHRYFIATSIVLFLNKKDVFTEKIKKAHLSMCFPDYDGPNTYEDAGNYIKLQFLDLNLRRDIKEVYSHMTCATDTENVKFVFDAVTDIIIKENLKSCGLF, encoded by the exons ATGGGGGCCGGAGCGAGTGCAGAGGACAAGCACTCCAAAGAGCTGGAGAAGAAACTCAAGGAGGATGCAGAGAAGGACGCCAGGACAGTCAAGCTGCTGCTGCTGG GTGCTGGAGAATCAGGAAAGAGCACAATCGTCAAACAGATGAA AATTATCCATCAAGATGGTTACTCTCTTGAAGAGTCCATGGAGTTTGTCACCATCATCTACAGCAATACCCTTCAGTCCATCATGGCGATTGTAAAGGGCATGACTCAACTCAACATCGGCTACGGTGACACCGCTCAGCAG gacGATTCCAGGAAGCTCATGCACCTGGCAGACACCATTGAGGAGGGTTCCATGCCCAAAGagctgtctgacatcatcatccGGCTGTGGAAGGACACTGGTATCCAGGCATGCTACGACAGGGCCTCTGAGTACCAGCTTAACGACTCCGCTGGATA ctatctgaatgaCTTGGAGAGGCTGGTCCAGCCTGGATACATCCCCACTGAGCAGGACATGTTGCGATCAAGAGTAAAGACCACTGGTATCATAGAGACCCAGTTCGGCTTAAAAGACCTCAACTTCAG gaTGTTTGACGTGGGCGGCCAGCGCTCAGAGAGGAAGAAATGGATCCACTGCTTTGAGGGAGTGACCTGTATTATCTTCATCGCTGCTCTGAGCGCCTACGACATGGTGCTGGTAGAGGATGACGAAGTG AACCGAATGCACGAGAGTCTCCACCTGTTCAACAGCATCTGCAACCACCGCTACTTTATAGCCACCTCCATCGTACTCTTCCTCAACAAGAAAGACGTCTTCACCGAGAAGATCAAGAAGGCTCACCTCAGCATGTGCTTCCCCGACTACGACG GCCCCAACACCTACGAGGATGCTGGCAACTACATCAAACTCCAGTTCCTGGACCTGAACTTGCGGCGAGATATCAAGGAGGTCTACTCACACATGACCTGTGCCACAGACACAGAGAACGTCAAGTTTGTGTTTGACGCCGTAACTGACATCATCATCAAAGAAAACCTAAAGAGTTGTGGTCTCTTCTAA
- the edem1 gene encoding ER degradation-enhancing alpha-mannosidase-like protein 1 isoform X1, translated as MQWRSIVVALVVLRLTVSCLLWLAFGLGPSWGFNFPLNFNFNLHKIELFKQDDGESAKANSWSQRIHGHGDAQCRTSCASKEDSPKKSYLSLFEGDRDEYDRRYSSFPDTLKIKMKGMAKDMFYFGYDNYMKYAFPEDELNPIDCQGRGPDVLNPSNININDVLGNYSLTLIDTLDTLLVLGNVSEFHRAVKLVIDTVSFDKDSTVQVFEANIRILGSLISAHILLTDPKHPFGNVGLVDYDNELLHLAHDLAVRLLPAFENTSTGIPYPRVNLKSGVPPDSINETCTAGAGSLLVEFGILSRLIGDSTFEWVARRAVRALWKLRSNETGLLGNVVNIQTGQWVSKQSGLGAGMDSFYEYLLKSYILFGEKEDYRMFQASYESIQNHLRRGRESCNEGEGDPPLYVNVNMFNGQIMNTWIDSLQAFFPGLLVLNGDVEEAICLHAFYYAIWKRFGALPERYNWQLQAPDVLFYPLRPELVESTYLLYQATKNPFYLHVGMDILESLEKNAKVRCGYATLHHVVDKSKEDRMESFFLSETCKYLYLLFDDDNPLHKSENKYIFTTEGHVVPIDKRFREKQWNDLSPCEKVVPDQETSNGPFSNNSNCDRIPEERRYSLPLKSVYMRQIDHMVGLF; from the exons ATGCAATGGAGGTCAATAGTTGTTGCGCTCGTCGTGCTCAGACTCACTGTCAGTTGTCTGCTATGGCTAGCGTTTGGACTGGGACCTAGCTGGGGGTTCAACTTCCCCCttaatttcaatttcaatttgcACAAAATCGAACTTTTTAAGCAAGACGATGGGGAATCCGCAAAGGCCAATTCCTGGTCACAACGAATACACGGTCATGGAGACGCACAATGCAGGACCTCTTGTGCCAGTAAAGAGGACTCACCTAAGAAGTCTTACCTTAGCCTCTTTGAGGGGGACAGGGACGAGTATGACAGGAGATATAGCTCCTTCCCGGACACACTCAAGATAAAGATGAAAGGCATGGCCAAAGACATGTTCTACTTTGGATATGACAACTACATGAAATATGCCTTTCCTGAGGATGAGCTGAATCCCATTGACTGTCAAGGGAGAGGGCCTGACGTTCTCAACCC GTCAAACATCAACATCAATGATGTTTTGGGAAACTATTCCCTGACACTCATTGACACCCTTGACACCTTACTG GTACTGGGGAATGTGTCGGAGTTTCACAGAGCTGTGAAGTTGGTGATAGACACCGTCTCTTTCGACAAGGACTCCACTGTGCAGGTGTTTGAGGCGAACATCAG GATCCTGGGTAGCTTGATCTCTGCTCACATCCTCCTGACTGACCCCAAGCATCCCTTTGGCAACGTGGGCCTGGTGGACTATGACAATGAGCTACTGCACCTGGCCCACGACCTGGCAGTACGCCTGCTGCCAGCCTTCGAGAACACCAGCACAGGCATTCCCTACCCCAGG GTGAACCTGAAGAGTGGTGTCCCTCCAGACAGCATCAATGAGACTTGCACAGCAGGGGCTGGCTCCCTGCTGGTGGAGTTCGGCATTCTCAGCCGTCTGATTGGCGACTCCACGTTCGAGTGGGTGGCCAGACGGGCTGTCCGAGCCTTGTGGAAACTGAGGAGCAATGAGACGGGCTTGCTAG GGAACGTGGTGAACATCCAAACGGGACAGTGGGTTAGCAAGCAGAGTGGCCTGGGAGCAGGGATGGACTCGTTCTACGAGTACCTGCTCAAGTCTTACATCCtgtttggagagaaagaggactACCGGATGTTCCAAGCTTCTTATGAGAGCATCCAGAACCACCTGAGAAGAGG GAGGGAGTCATGTAACGAAGGAGAAGGGGACCCTCCTCTCTACGTCAATGTGAACATGTTCAACGGCCAGATCATGAACACCTGGATCGACTCCCTGCAGGCCTTCTTCCCTGGCCTCCTG GTGTTGAATGGTGATGTGGAGGAGGCCATTTGCCTGCATGCATTCTACTACGCCATCTGGAAGCGCTTCGGGGCCCTGCCGGAGAGGTACAACTGGCAGCTACAGGCGCCTGACGTGCTCTTCTACCCCCTGAGGCCAGAACTGGTGGAGTCCACCTATCTCCTGTACCAG GCAACCAAGAATCCTTTCTATTTACACGTTGGAATGGATATCCTAGAGAGCCTAGAAAAAAATGCCAAAGTCAG GTGTGGGTATGCCACTCTCCACCACGTGGTGGACAAGTCCAAAGAGGATCGCATGGAGAGCTTCTTCCTCAGCGAGACCTGCAAATACCTTTACCTG CTGTTTGACGATGACAACCCCTTGCACAAATCCGAGAACAAGTACATCTTCACCACGGAGGGCCATGTAGTGCCTATCGACAAGCGTTTTCGGGAGAAGCAGTGGAACGACCTGTCCCCCTGTGAGAAGGTGGTACCAGATCAGGAAACTTCCAATGGGCCTTTCTCTAACAATAGCAAC tgTGACCGGATCCCCGAGGAGCGGAGGTATTCTCTGCCTCTGAAGAGTGTGTACATGAGACAGATCGATCACATGGTGGGACTGTTTTGA